The proteins below are encoded in one region of Desulfovibrio sp.:
- a CDS encoding cache domain-containing protein yields the protein MNAVVGTIHSLLIEYDNQVKRGDLTLEEAQKRAIHRIKMLRYGNNDYFWINDLTLPYPKMILHPTVPALDGKVLDDPKFVCATHSQKGMKSTLERLQDGKANLFSTLVKASQESGDGFIIYEWPKPTREGVTKELFPKLSYGKVFKPWGWVIGSGVYIDNIAAKVATMRWWGAGVLAAVFATGLGVTIWLTRAFVGRQVDALVDFSGKVAGGDLSAQVPAVSFKAELGVLKNALVSMVERLRESIALAEEKTREASVQAEQAKDQSRLAEQACRMAEDAKRQGELTAVDAMSVAADGIGQVAGELAGLLSDAAEGTGRQRRQAEETASEVEEATRTLAHVSQLASDVAGLAGEASEKAKAGAGVVEGSAKAIEEVNTQAQALSESMHELGKQSQAIGAILTTIADIADQTNLLALNAAIEAARAGEAGRGFAVVADEVRKLAEKTMTATQEVTRSVGAIQDGARRNVERMDQAAKAIAQATNLSRQSGEVFVDIVDIVGRSAAQTSSIAADAQAQSKAMHQVSGAVEAIAQVAGEVARNASESLDALRRLEGEQAQLGDVIRKFDAGVEALPQAGKG from the coding sequence TTGAATGCTGTTGTAGGGACAATCCATTCCTTACTTATTGAATATGACAACCAGGTAAAGCGTGGTGATCTGACGCTTGAAGAAGCGCAAAAGAGAGCAATCCATCGTATTAAAATGCTGCGCTATGGGAACAACGATTATTTTTGGATAAACGACCTCACTCTCCCCTACCCGAAGATGATATTGCATCCCACCGTGCCAGCGTTGGATGGCAAGGTATTGGATGACCCCAAATTCGTCTGCGCCACGCACTCCCAGAAGGGAATGAAATCGACTCTCGAACGTCTTCAAGACGGCAAGGCCAATCTTTTCTCCACTCTTGTAAAGGCCAGTCAGGAGAGTGGCGACGGGTTCATCATCTATGAATGGCCCAAGCCTACGCGGGAAGGGGTGACCAAAGAACTCTTCCCGAAACTGTCCTATGGCAAGGTGTTCAAACCCTGGGGATGGGTTATCGGCAGCGGAGTGTACATCGACAACATTGCCGCCAAGGTCGCGACAATGCGTTGGTGGGGCGCGGGAGTGTTGGCGGCGGTGTTTGCTACGGGCCTCGGCGTGACCATTTGGCTGACCAGAGCCTTCGTGGGCCGCCAAGTGGACGCGCTGGTTGATTTCTCCGGCAAGGTGGCCGGGGGAGATCTGTCCGCTCAGGTGCCAGCAGTCTCGTTCAAGGCCGAGCTCGGTGTGCTCAAGAACGCATTGGTGTCCATGGTGGAGCGCCTGCGGGAATCAATCGCCCTGGCCGAGGAGAAAACGCGTGAAGCGAGCGTGCAGGCCGAACAGGCCAAGGATCAGTCCAGGCTGGCCGAGCAGGCTTGCCGCATGGCTGAAGACGCCAAACGTCAAGGTGAACTCACGGCCGTGGACGCCATGAGCGTGGCTGCCGATGGAATCGGGCAGGTGGCAGGCGAACTTGCCGGGCTACTTTCCGACGCAGCCGAGGGAACCGGCAGGCAACGCAGGCAGGCCGAAGAAACAGCCAGCGAGGTGGAGGAAGCCACTCGCACCCTGGCACATGTGTCGCAATTGGCGTCTGATGTGGCCGGGCTGGCCGGAGAGGCAAGCGAAAAGGCCAAAGCAGGGGCGGGGGTTGTGGAAGGCTCGGCCAAAGCCATTGAAGAGGTCAACACCCAGGCCCAGGCTCTTTCCGAATCCATGCACGAGCTCGGCAAGCAGAGCCAGGCCATCGGCGCTATCCTCACCACCATAGCGGACATAGCGGACCAGACAAACCTGCTCGCCCTGAACGCGGCCATCGAGGCGGCCAGGGCAGGGGAGGCCGGACGAGGCTTCGCTGTTGTGGCCGACGAGGTGCGCAAACTCGCTGAAAAAACCATGACCGCCACCCAGGAAGTAACCAGGTCCGTGGGCGCCATCCAGGACGGGGCACGCCGCAACGTGGAACGTATGGATCAGGCGGCCAAGGCCATCGCCCAGGCCACGAATCTGTCCCGCCAGTCCGGCGAGGTGTTCGTGGACATTGTGGACATTGTCGGCCGCTCGGCCGCTCAGACCTCCAGCATAGCCGCTGATGCGCAAGCTCAATCCAAGGCCATGCACCAGGTTTCCGGTGCGGTTGAGGCCATTGCCCAGGTCGCTGGAGAGGTGGCTAGGAACGCCTCGGAGTCCCTGGATGCGTTGCGTAGGCTGGAGGGGGAACAGGCTCAGCTAGGCGATGTGATCCGTAAGTTCGACGCGGGGGTTGAGGCGTTGCCCCAGGCTGGCAAGGGTTAG
- a CDS encoding AraC family transcriptional regulator, producing the protein MHASLRGEHFSRHFHEGYALGVVESGALEFKYLGRDCVAPAGAVNMVVPGEVHDGHGASPQGWRYRMFYLDANVVERTAGELGERDAVPPGFPAGVIHDPILARSLSSLHQDLENGCTTLLERQNRLSQLLSRWIVRHSGKTRSVRAGREHAGVKRAKEYLREKVLEPVTLVELSQAAKLSAFRLNRVFSRAVGLAPHAYQVLLRVEKARTLLAAGIRPVDVAVQTGFADQSHLNRHFRRITGVTPGVYGKIVQDR; encoded by the coding sequence TTGCACGCCAGTCTTCGAGGCGAACATTTCTCCCGCCACTTTCACGAAGGCTACGCCCTGGGTGTGGTGGAATCCGGAGCGCTGGAATTTAAATACCTCGGCCGAGACTGCGTGGCCCCTGCCGGGGCCGTGAATATGGTTGTCCCAGGCGAGGTCCATGACGGGCATGGGGCGTCCCCCCAGGGCTGGCGTTATCGGATGTTCTACCTGGACGCCAATGTGGTTGAGCGCACTGCTGGGGAGCTTGGGGAGCGCGATGCCGTGCCCCCAGGATTTCCCGCTGGTGTAATCCACGATCCGATTTTGGCCCGATCACTCTCTTCTCTGCACCAGGATCTGGAAAACGGGTGCACCACGTTGCTCGAGCGCCAGAACCGCTTGTCCCAGCTTCTCTCACGTTGGATTGTAAGGCATTCTGGCAAGACCCGTTCGGTGCGGGCAGGGCGTGAGCACGCAGGGGTCAAAAGGGCTAAGGAGTATCTGCGGGAGAAAGTGTTGGAACCTGTTACCCTGGTGGAATTGTCGCAGGCAGCCAAGCTCTCTGCCTTTCGCTTGAACCGGGTGTTCAGCCGTGCCGTGGGGCTGGCTCCCCATGCCTACCAGGTGCTCCTGCGCGTGGAAAAGGCCCGCACGCTTCTCGCTGCCGGGATACGCCCCGTTGATGTCGCGGTCCAAACAGGGTTCGCTGACCAAAGCCATCTGAACCGACATTTCCGGCGTATTACCGGGGTAACCCCCGGGGTATACGGCAAGATCGTTCAAGACCGCTGA